The following are encoded together in the Bubalus kerabau isolate K-KA32 ecotype Philippines breed swamp buffalo chromosome 3, PCC_UOA_SB_1v2, whole genome shotgun sequence genome:
- the LOC129646457 gene encoding 40S ribosomal protein S12: protein MAEEGIAAGGVMDVNTALQEVLKTALIHDGLARGIREAAKALDKRQAHLCVLASNCDEPMYVKLVEALCAEHQINLIKVDDNKKLGEWVGLCKIDREGKPRKVVGCSCVVVKDYGKESQAKDVIEEYFKCKK, encoded by the coding sequence ATGGCCGAGGAAGGCATTGCTGCTGGAGGTGTAATGGACGTTAATACTGCTCTGCAAGAGGTGCTGAAGACCGCCCTCATCCACGATGGCTTAGCACGTGGAATTCGCGAAGCTGCGAAAGCTTTAGACAAGCGCCAAGCCCATCTGTGTGTGCTCGCATCCAACTGTGATGAGCCTATGTATGTCAAGTTGGTGGAGGCCCTTTGTGCTGAGCATCAAATCAACCTGATTAAGGTTGATGACAACAAGAAACTAGGGGAATGGGTAGGCCTCTGTAAAATTGACAGAGAGGGAAAACCTCGTAAAGTGGTTGGTTGCAGCTGTGTGGTGGTTAAGGACTATGGCAAAGAATCTCAGGCCAAGGATGTCATCGAGGAGTACTTCAAATGcaagaaatga